The genomic stretch CTAAAGcaatgtctgtctttttttttttttggtaaaaaaaaattattctctCTCTGATGGGAAATTaaagtgataataataataataataataataataataataataataataataataataataatgtacagatcctgagtaaaaaaaaaaaactcattcagCTCATCCACATGAATAAACAGTTTCAATTGTAGACtcttgtgtttattattatcgCAGTTGAACAAGTTCTGCAGTACGAGATAAAGCACCAGTTACCTTCCTCTTGGGACTGGtatctgcaacacacacacacacacacacacacacacacacacacacacacacacacacgcctccttAGCCACAGCTTAAGTTGATCATTCACTCAAGTCCTGGGTTTTGACTGCCAGCAGACACTTTTAAATGAAGCCAAGCAGATCGAcgctgagagagaaaaagatctGATGCACAGATTCTCCACGTCCAGGTGAGTTCAAATGACTTTCACTTTCCACCAGAACCTTAAAGTACACAAAATTAACCaggtatgacacacacacacacacacacacacacacaaaatctatcCTATGATCTTCAGGTTCTTAtggagttttatatatatatatatatatatataaaatgtgtgtgtgtgtgtttcattaattattgcagaattttttttactcctgtatttaattgtattcttttatacacaatacaaatacattataaatgaatcattatatatttataattctaAGTAAATAAGGAGAAACAGGACGCTTCAGAGTATCTTGTTTACTGACACAGGATTCCTGCTTCCTCCTCATAAAACTGATTTCTGGTCCAGGTTTCTTTTCCTGCACGCTTCATAGAGAAGCAGTAAACATTAGAAATGAAATGTGAGTTGAAAATAACAGGTATAGAAATGCAGTGTCCTTGGTCTTATTCTGATCAGAGTTTTTTGGACTAAATACGTTTcatttcccccccaaaaaaaatctgtttttaacTGATTTGTgagtttattaataaacatgatCTCGTAGTGCGGCTGTAGTCTCCTTCCTTCAGGTCATTCGCAGGGTACAGGCTTgagatatatactgtatatataaatatatatggacATCAATtgactgaaatatttaaaattgcatGACAGTCGTGAGTTACTCGTGaataatcgcaacttaatcgcacgtttgtatctgttttaaatgtgccttaaattaatacttacgtttttaatattctaatcaacatggataaatattgatgctttatgcaaatgtatgtttattattagtgaaaccaaactcaacatggagcatgaagaataaatattctcgtaaatgttttaaagtaattgtggtgtttttaaatcacgtaaatcatcagaacaccaaacttttgctatgtttccacacggacggttttaattgccggatttgtGCGTCATGGCAGATTTTTGGTCTGGTGAATAGGGATATAAGTCCAATACTACAGTAGATGcaggaatgcaataattaaaAAGGCGTACCGCCAATAAAGAAGAAGAGTCATGGCgtattttggtgctgatttgagatttggtgcatcaataaaacaaatgtttagtgataaaaataaataaataaataaataaataaatatatatatatatatatatatatatatatatatatatatatatatatatatatatatatatatataaatattttttatatctgagtaaagaaaggatgtcgtgaataaatgtgcgttgaaggttttaattttgcctcttatatatttatttatttatattttttataaaaatggtcaagcAGAAACGTGCGAAACTCGAAAGAAAAAATGGTTTATATAATTAGACGTGTTTATTGAAGGTTTaatgaaggagtctccagtgtcagcgcttTGTTATGGTCACTTGATTCCTAGACGTGTTTCAGACTTCAGGACAGTGTAGTTCGCACTTAtgataagaaagagagagaaaacagagcaGTATCCGATGAGGGAGCGAGTGTTTCTAATGTAAAGGGAATAACAGGAAGTAAGTGGACATTCCACAGTGTGAATaatacaggcaaaaaaaaatcaggtcttattttgtaaaaaatacagaaagaaactGTAGCTGTTAAAGAGGAACAGTCTGAAGTGACCTGTTTTTACTGTAAAGGTTTATATTGTAGAAGGTTTAGTTCTAATCCATAATAAATTTATgtttatggaatttggcagatgccttcatccagagcgacttttaTCTCATTAATACAACCAAGCATATATGGGGTTAAAGGCctcgctcaggggcccaggagtggcatgcttggtgtggctgggatttagactcatgaccttcagatccaaagtccaaaagCTTTAACCACCTCCCAATTTTATAGTAAATGATTTTTGACCAAATAATCTTGTGTATAGAGAAATGTACATGTTGtgtaatgataataatacaaataataataataataataataataataataataataatacaaataataataataataataataataataataatacaaataataataatagtaataataataataataataataatacaaataataataataataataataataataataataatacaaataataataatagtaataataataataatgataatgataataataataataataataataataataataataataataataataataatattcatgataataataataataataaaattataatacaaataataataatataaataataataataataataaaataataataataataatattcatgataataataataataataataataaaataataataataatgataataatgataataataataataaaattataatacaaataataataatataaataataataataataataataatattcatgataataatgataataatgataataataataataaacattataatacaaataataataatataaataataataataaaataataataataataatattcatgataataataataataataataataaaattataatacaaataataataatataaataataataataataataaaataaaataataataataataatattcataataataataataataataataataataaaataataatattcataataataataataataataaataataataataatattaataataataataataataataatattaataataataataataataataataataataataataataaacattataatacaaataataataatataaataataataataataataataataataatattcatgataataataataataataataataaaattataataataataataatataaataataataataataataaaataataataataataataataataataataataataataataataataataataatattaataataataataataataatattataataataataataataataataataataataataataataataataataatatagcacTGTTGCTTTTTCACAGCATCATGTTGATTTTcctaattattttgtaatacaGCATAcaaattcaaacacacacacacacacacacacacacacacacacacacacacacacacacacacacacacacacacagaggttttGAGATGATTAGTTATACCTGTACATATGTAAACCACCCCAGTGAACTCACTGCAGTTATTGTTTCTTGCTTTTCTGTGTAGCAGTTATctgagttttgtgtgttttgtgaaacACAGCAGGAAACTAAACGCCACCTGTGGCACGAGTgtgatgtgtttagtgtgtacaCCTGATCTCAGCAGCCGTGTGATACTGTCCTTCACGCCGTTGATTCTCAGCGGCCTGTAACCTGCAGATCCTGTTTAACAGAGCCGCCTCTATCCCCAGCAGAACACACGCAACATAGCAGTCAAGTCATCAAACCTGAACCATTTgcctttcaaacacacacacacacacacacacacacacacacaggtcagaaCGTTCTCAGTGAGCAGCTCTCACTCCGGAATGGGACGGAGAGATGGCACACTACATGCAGGTGAGTCTTTACACTGTGAAACGTTTGTGAGATTTTATTAGGAATAAGGGTTTAAttataacctgtgtgtgtgtgtgtgtgtgtgtgtgtgtgtgtgtttcagtcacCGACAGGGTCACAGAGTGACGTGAATCTGGGAGCATCTGCGAATCCTCAGTGAGTTTTGTTATTAAGACTTTTGGAGGGTTTGATGGAGGTGCAGCAGCATCACTGGTGTTTCTCTTTAAATTCACACACAACATTTagagaataaataaagagtttGAAGGGTTTAGGGGTTTGGGGTAAAAGGTTTAGGGTTAAATCAGTGCTGAATGATATCATGTTATAACTTTAGCATCGTGAAATAttaattacacttttttttttttttgcattatcgcagtttttgtgttttaataaacTATAATCAGTGTAAATACGTTTACGTACAGAATTCCTTTCTTCAGTTTCAGGTATTTTATAGACATTTTCTGAgctttttaaattgtgtttacatGAATGACCTTGAGAGATATAAAGCTTGAGTACTAACACAACTTTACCCGGTCCTGTTCAGAGTTACACAACATGATTGCGTTAATATCTCAAAGCTGTCTTTCTGACGCCCGGTCTCTCCAATGCAGTGTCCTGGTTTATCAACATTACGCAATTTATTATACGTCatatcatttattattgattatacaAACCTGTTATTATCAGACGTGACCAGCGGTGAACATTCATAAAGTAAATGTTACTGATGTCGTTTTTCtcgtactttactgaagtgtttccatttttactgaaacttcactacattatacattttactttttactcttcaatcagttcctttttattaatgaggataaaaacgttttacacgtgttctgatcggcgctcggtgcatctactgatcaccaacatacagttcagcatcagttccacatcaagcagaacatttagagaggaataaatgatgaagaaactccagcctcgaactcaccaccacacacgtgacctcatttacacgttttattaaagaatcttgtgataaaaatgatcacaggaacattagagttataataaatcactactttggaaacTGAAGAACATTTGAAGGTTAAaatcttttgtacttttactgaagtgaaagtttaaataaacacttttactgAATCTCTATTTTAACTCTATTACACGCTGTgaacttcatccaccactggacATTTCATTATATTGATGATTATATAGACATATAAAgagtttaatatatttatacacattactGATCATCTGCACTTCTTATAAATAAAGTCATGTTGTTCCTGCTGCTGTTTTGTGCCGTAAGCGTGTTGTTAactctgtgttttgtttgttttcagtgCCAAACCCACAGACTTCGACTTTCTCGCTGTGATCGGAAAGGGAACGTTTGGCAAAGTAAGAATTCACACTGCTTGAGAAATGATTAACTTTTTCACAGCGACTCGACTGGACCTGGTTTATTCTCTTATCTTTGGGGGTTTACTGTAGAAGACTAAAAATATTACaccttttaacacacacaccatgaagcTGAACTGATGccaaaacaaaacttttttttttttttttaatcgcagGTGCTTCTGGCTAAACTGAAATCCGATGGGAAGTTTTATGCCGTGAAGGTTCTGcagaaaaaagtcattttaaagaaaaaagaggttTGTGATGATGTCGTTTGTTTTCCTGATGTGTACCAGAGTGGAAACCCGAAATAACCTGCGTCTTATTTTCAGTCCAATCTAATCGTCTAATAATCTGTCCTTTGTACCAGAATTTATAGCCTTCACACCCTGGCCAAGTCCAGTCagtttcactgtttattttaatacagtCATAAACAGCGTTTCCATGGTAACGGCTTATtcacagctaaaaaaaaaaaaaaaactgaaaagttTTCATGTAAAATGTCCAGAAGGAGACTCAAGTTTCAGAACTTTGTAGATAAAATTGTCATATTTAATACAGTTTTACATCCCACAGTCTGTAGAACAGAggatttacacatttacagcaCTGTTTCCTTATAAACAtaacaaagtgttttatttcactttagagagagagagagagagagagagagagagagagagagagagagagagagagagagagagagagagagagagagagagaaagtaaaagtacaaaagtttttaacctttaaatgttcttcagtttccaaagtagtgatttattataactctaatgttcctgtgatcatttttatcacaagactcttcacttaatcacctcagtttctgtgaaaagactcgaatgtgactctcagcacactgatctattaatagaatgatattaaagactcaaacactgattgatttctattataattatcatgaacacaaaaccttctttaataaaacgtgtaaatgaggtcacgtgtgtgtggtggtgagttcgagtctggagtttcttcatcatttattcctctctaaatgttctgcttgatgttgaactgatgctgaactgtatgttggtgatcagtagatgcaccgagcgccgatcagaacacgtgtaaaacagagcgtgcgctcgatcctgattggtgactcgctgcgtgtttcaccagtcacgtttttatcctcaataataaaaataaaccactgatttcactaaaaagtaaaatatttgaaatgtagtgaagtttcggtaaaaatctccccaaatggaaacagttcagtaaaatacataaaaaactaCTGAAGTACAGAAACACATTCTGATTAGTTCCTTACAGAAGAATTTCCCTGTGctggaggtggaagctcagtgatcagaaggttgtgagttcaaatcccagcatcactaAGCTCCACTGTGTGCACGGCCCTGAACCCTCTGCTGAGATGTATGAATGGGGAAGTGGCTCTGGAAAAGGATGCAGGgaaaaatggtgtaaatgtaaatgtatgtgtcaCAAATGAAGGCTGTGCTTCATGAAAGTCTTTACATTGGGAtctaaaatgttgtttttatctTCCAGCAAAAGAATATAATGGCAGAAAGAAACGTTCTGCTGAAGAGCCTGAAACACCCCTTCCTGGTCGGCCTTCATTACTCGTTTCAGACCTCGGAGAAGCTTTATTTCGTCCTCGACTACGTTAACGGCGGAGAGGTAGATCCCGAACGCTGAATTACCACTTTACACACGTGTCCTTATCGTAGAAGGTGTTTCATAAACAAAGTTCaaacacagataatgcggtttATTATCCAGACAAATCCACGTCCTGATAAACGAAACCCCGCCTGCTAAAcgtttgtctttttctctccttttctccagCTGTTCTTCCACCTTCAGAGAGAACGCTGTTTTTCAGAACCACGTGCACGTTTCTACGCTGCGGAAGTAGCGAGCGCCATCGGATACCTGCATTCCCTCAACATCATTTACAGGTCAGAGACTCAGACGTCTACTGGCCTTTATtcgatttttaataaattattcaaattcATTATTTAGCTGACAATTAATTTGATTGCTTTTAAGGGACCTGAAACCAGAAAACATCCTGCTGGACGCACAGGTACGGAAACTCAAATCAAACTCAAACTCAAAACATGATCATAGACTCGTTTACGTGCTTTAATCTGATACGTTATTATATGAGCTACATGCATATTAcagtatttttaattatatatcaCATAATATGCAAATCAGCTCATCAACTACCtgcttttatttgtctttttcaaaatattgaaaattctgttgatattttttatataaataaaaaaacatgtaaataatgttttgtcTGACATCTTattgtttaaattaatataaagaaataattttaataagtaAATCATTTCTTTAGGGTCATGTGGTGCTGACTGATTTTGGTCTCTGTAAAGAAGGTCTAGAACCAGAAGCCACCACAACTACGTTTTGTGGAACCCCAGAGGTGAGGAGAATGtgggaaagagggaaaaattcggatttataattttttttcttttgtaattatTGTAAAATGTCCTCATTTCTTTTCAGTATCTTGCTCCAGAGGTTCTTCGGAAGGAGCCTTACGACCGCACGGTGGACTGGTGGTGCCTCGGTGCCGTGCTGTTCGAGATGCTCTTCAGCCTTGTAAGTTctactgctttaaaaaaatttataaaaatcttcCAGTATTCAGAAAAGAAGTTTTGAAATGCGACTATAACCATCTGTGTCACTTCCAGCCCCCGTTCTACCGCCGTGATGTAGCGGAGATGTACGACGCCATCTTGCACAAGCCCCTGCAGATACCTCCTGGGAAATCAGACGCGGTGTGCCACCTGCTGGATGGACTTCTGCAAAAAGATCAGCGCCGGCGGTTAGGGGTCATCGCTGACTTTGTGAGTAAACACTAATCCTGAATGGTTCTGAAATAACAGAAATGATTTCTCTAAAGGATCAGAATTAATCCTGCTTTCATGAGAATCTCACACTGTGTCCAGAACAACAAATCCCCCAAATCTGGAAAGAGCCAGTCTGGATCCAAGTTTTCATTAAAACCAAGCAGAAGTGAAAATCTGCAGCCACACAAGAACTTTAAGTCTGGTTACTCCCACTAGTCCTAACTAGTACCAGATGCTCTCTAGATTAGATTCATTATCATCATACAAAGGCGTTTTattgaaacattaaaataaatata from Silurus meridionalis isolate SWU-2019-XX chromosome 16, ASM1480568v1, whole genome shotgun sequence encodes the following:
- the sgk2a gene encoding serine/threonine-protein kinase Sgk2; translated protein: MAHYMQSPTGSQSDVNLGASANPHAKPTDFDFLAVIGKGTFGKVLLAKLKSDGKFYAVKVLQKKVILKKKEQKNIMAERNVLLKSLKHPFLVGLHYSFQTSEKLYFVLDYVNGGELFFHLQRERCFSEPRARFYAAEVASAIGYLHSLNIIYRDLKPENILLDAQGHVVLTDFGLCKEGLEPEATTTTFCGTPEYLAPEVLRKEPYDRTVDWWCLGAVLFEMLFSLPPFYRRDVAEMYDAILHKPLQIPPGKSDAVCHLLDGLLQKDQRRRLGVIADFLEIKNHIFFSPINWDDLYHKRLLPPYNPNVRGPADLQNIDPEFTREMVPNSVGRTPELGASLATSSSNAFSGFSYVSSENSFL